A segment of the Calditerricola satsumensis genome:
TCCCCAGAAGGCGCGCAGGGCACGAAGGCACCCGCCGTGGGTGACCACCAGCACCGTCTGCCCGGCGTGACGGTGCTGCACGTAGGCAAGGAACAGGCCGAGGCGCGCCAGGAGGTCGACAAGCCGCTCGCCGCCTGGCGGGGCGACGGCCAGCGGATCGGCATACCACCGGGCCAGATGCGCCGGGTCGGACGCGGCCACCTCAGCATAGGTCTTCCCCTCCCACGCGCCGAAGGCCAGCTCGCGCAGCGCCGCCGTCACCCGCAGCGGCGGCGCGTCCTTCCGCAGGGCCACCACTCGGCGCGCCGTCTCCGTCGCCCGCGCGAGGTCGCTTGCGTACACGGCGGCCACGGGCACCGCCGCCAGCGCGCGTCCCGCTTCCTCGGCCTGCCGGCGCCCCCGCTCCGTGAGGGGAACGTCGAGATGGCCGAGGTAGCGCCCCTCGGCGTTGCCAACGGCTTCCCCGTGGCGGAGGAACACCAGCGTCACCGCTCGGCCGCCCATGCCCGGATCGCCTCCACCAGCACGTCGTTCTCCCCTTCCGTGCGCACGGCGACGCGCCCCCAGGCCGCTGACAGCCCGCGAAAGGTGTGGCCCGAGCGGATCAGGATCCCCTTCCGGCCGAGGGCCTCCTGCAGGTCGCGCACCGTCGCGCCGGGAAGGTCGAGGCGAAAAAGTAGGTAATTGGCGGCGCTCGGGAACACCGTCACCCCGGGCACGCCCCCCAGGTCTGCGGCCAGCTTTGCCCGCGTCTGCGCCAGCCACCGGCGCGTTTCGACGACAAAGGCCTCTTCCTCCACCAGCGCTTCGCCGACGGCCTGGGCCAGGCCGCCGACGCTCCACGGCACCTGCAGCGCCGCCATGCGTGCAATGAGCGGCCGCGGCCCGGCGACAAACCCCAGGCGCAGCCCCGGAATGGCGAACATCTTGGTAAACGAGCGCAGGACGACGAGGGGCCGGTCGTCGGCCACATGGGAAAGGAGCGTCCGCTCGTCCTCGTCGGGCACAAAATCGAGGAACGCTTCGTCCACCGCCGTCACCGCCCCGCGCCGCCAGAGGGCTTCCAGCACGTCGCGCAGCCAGACCGGCGGGTAGAGATGGCCCGTCGGATTGTTCGGCTGGCCGAAAAAGACCAGGTCCGCCTCCCGGAATCCGTCCACCACCGCGGAGGGGTCGGGCACAAAGCCGTCCTCGGGCCGGGCGATGAGGACCGTCACGGGAATGCCCCGCTTGCGGGCCGCTTCTTCGTATTCCCCGAACGACGGGGCGATGACGCCCACCCGGCGGGGGGCGGCGGCTGCCACGACGAGGTCGATCCCCTCGGCGCCGCCGCTGGTCACGAGGACGTGCTCCGCATCCAGGCCATACCGCCGGGCCAGGCGTGCGCGCAACGCGCGGCAGGCCGGATCGGGATAGCGCGTCACCCACCGGAGGGCGTCAGCGAGAACCGCCTTCACCGATGGCGGCGGCCCGAGGGGGTTAAGATTGGCGGAAAAGTCAAGCACCTTCCCGTCGTCGCGCCACCCGAAGCGCTGTCGGGCCGTCACCCAATCCCCGCCGTGGCCGTAGCGCTCCAGGGCGTCGGCCGACTCGTCCGCAACCCCACGCT
Coding sequences within it:
- a CDS encoding histidine phosphatase family protein translates to MGGRAVTLVFLRHGEAVGNAEGRYLGHLDVPLTERGRRQAEEAGRALAAVPVAAVYASDLARATETARRVVALRKDAPPLRVTAALRELAFGAWEGKTYAEVAASDPAHLARWYADPLAVAPPGGERLVDLLARLGLFLAYVQHRHAGQTVLVVTHGGCLRALRAFWGRPQPMASGVPEAFWAAGVAPGAWTVWPIGMREGSAYGAGQNAHGARDGVGRGEKRPRDGAVPPVCP
- the cobD gene encoding threonine-phosphate decarboxylase CobD, with product MLVQETARAGEEQERGVADESADALERYGHGGDWVTARQRFGWRDDGKVLDFSANLNPLGPPPSVKAVLADALRWVTRYPDPACRALRARLARRYGLDAEHVLVTSGGAEGIDLVVAAAAPRRVGVIAPSFGEYEEAARKRGIPVTVLIARPEDGFVPDPSAVVDGFREADLVFFGQPNNPTGHLYPPVWLRDVLEALWRRGAVTAVDEAFLDFVPDEDERTLLSHVADDRPLVVLRSFTKMFAIPGLRLGFVAGPRPLIARMAALQVPWSVGGLAQAVGEALVEEEAFVVETRRWLAQTRAKLAADLGGVPGVTVFPSAANYLLFRLDLPGATVRDLQEALGRKGILIRSGHTFRGLSAAWGRVAVRTEGENDVLVEAIRAWAAER